The following are encoded in a window of Flavobacterium cupriresistens genomic DNA:
- a CDS encoding nitroreductase family protein encodes MEKSEIAASSEVATQIIRSRKSIYADSYIGGSLPEVVLNEILTNATWAPTHKMTEPWRFIVLTDSQLEKYGDYMVTYYKHLYEELSDADKRTAKYNYLKGYPLKAACLIGVVLSKSTKVTIPEWEEVAAVSCAVQNMALSATSFELGSYWDSSGAAVEYVKSFGLETNEQSLGLFFIGYPDASALSVTKRRTTIDKKVSRFR; translated from the coding sequence ATGGAAAAAAGTGAAATAGCGGCTTCATCTGAAGTGGCAACCCAAATAATTCGTTCCAGAAAAAGTATTTATGCAGATTCCTATATAGGGGGTAGTCTGCCCGAAGTTGTATTGAATGAGATACTGACCAACGCCACATGGGCACCTACCCATAAAATGACTGAGCCTTGGAGGTTTATTGTGCTTACCGATAGCCAACTTGAAAAATATGGAGATTATATGGTTACTTATTACAAGCATCTGTATGAAGAACTCTCTGATGCCGACAAAAGAACGGCAAAGTATAATTATCTGAAAGGATACCCGCTTAAAGCAGCTTGTTTAATTGGGGTGGTACTTTCTAAAAGTACCAAAGTTACTATCCCGGAATGGGAGGAAGTGGCTGCAGTTTCCTGTGCCGTGCAAAACATGGCCCTAAGTGCCACTTCATTTGAGTTGGGTTCCTATTGGGATTCAAGTGGCGCTGCAGTAGAATACGTGAAAAGCTTTGGTTTGGAGACTAATGAGCAGTCGTTAGGACTCTTTTTTATCGGTTACCCGGATGCTTCGGCACTTTCTGTAACAAAGAGAAGAACCACGATAGACAAAAAAGTTTCGAGGTTCAGATAA
- a CDS encoding MATE family efflux transporter translates to MLVKIRSIVTLFRIALQGTEKNFTSGNVNRATFLLSVPTMLELSMESLFVLVDLLFVSSLGENAITVVGITNSVVILIQSVAMGLSIAATAMISRRVGEQKPRRAGQAAMQVIYLGIFLSVICSVLAVIFNQEIMRFAGGSEHLVTYGNTFSKTMFAGLIFMIMRILINGVFRGSGDASMAMRTLAFSNILNGFLCAVLIFGLGPFPKLGLLGAAVAMVIANVFSVAYQLWYLFRNNTTISIGKRQLKMVPALMKRILKLATAGMIQNLVPSSSRFLMIVIVAKLGENVLAGYIIANRIIMFSVLPAYGIANAAGVLTGQNLGAKQPERAEASVWKTGTFNMCFLGLIAIFLLFYAKALAGFFTHDEEILSYASTYLQYMAIAYFFFGYTMVISRALNAAGSVNTVTMLYILMFYMIQLPLSYLLGMYYEWGPKGIFIAILISEIILATSSILVFRTGKWKTVEL, encoded by the coding sequence GTGCTAGTAAAAATACGTTCAATAGTTACTTTATTCAGGATTGCATTGCAAGGAACTGAAAAGAATTTTACTTCAGGAAATGTCAACAGAGCAACTTTCCTGTTATCAGTACCCACCATGTTAGAGCTCAGTATGGAGTCTTTATTCGTTTTAGTAGATCTTCTTTTTGTAAGTAGTCTTGGTGAAAATGCCATAACGGTGGTTGGAATTACCAATTCTGTCGTGATTCTGATCCAATCGGTGGCGATGGGTTTGAGTATTGCAGCCACAGCAATGATTTCAAGAAGAGTTGGGGAGCAGAAACCGCGCAGAGCGGGACAGGCAGCAATGCAGGTCATTTATCTTGGAATTTTTCTTTCCGTCATCTGTAGTGTTCTGGCCGTAATTTTTAATCAGGAGATTATGCGTTTTGCTGGTGGATCGGAACATCTGGTTACCTATGGCAATACTTTTTCTAAAACGATGTTCGCAGGACTGATCTTTATGATTATGCGTATCCTGATTAACGGGGTTTTTAGAGGATCAGGTGACGCTTCTATGGCGATGCGAACGCTGGCCTTTTCAAATATTCTAAACGGATTTTTGTGTGCCGTACTGATTTTTGGATTAGGGCCCTTTCCTAAATTAGGTTTACTAGGAGCTGCCGTGGCTATGGTGATTGCAAATGTCTTTAGCGTGGCCTATCAGCTGTGGTATCTTTTTAGAAACAATACCACAATTAGCATTGGAAAACGACAGTTAAAGATGGTTCCTGCCTTGATGAAACGCATATTAAAATTAGCAACAGCAGGGATGATTCAAAACCTGGTACCTTCTTCAAGCCGATTTTTAATGATTGTGATTGTCGCAAAACTGGGCGAGAATGTACTGGCGGGGTATATCATTGCTAACCGCATCATCATGTTTAGTGTTTTACCGGCATATGGTATTGCAAATGCTGCGGGTGTATTAACGGGACAAAATCTTGGAGCAAAACAACCGGAAAGGGCGGAAGCCTCGGTATGGAAAACAGGAACATTTAATATGTGTTTCCTTGGACTGATTGCTATTTTCTTACTGTTTTACGCTAAAGCGCTGGCCGGTTTTTTTACACATGATGAAGAAATTCTTTCCTATGCAAGTACCTACCTGCAATACATGGCTATTGCTTACTTTTTCTTCGGTTATACCATGGTGATTTCGCGTGCTTTAAATGCGGCGGGTAGTGTAAATACGGTAACGATGCTTTACATCCTGATGTTTTACATGATCCAGCTTCCTTTGTCTTATCTACTGGGTATGTATTACGAATGGGGACCAAAAGGAATATTTATTGCGATTCTGATCTCCGAAATTATACTCGCAACCAGTAGTATTCTTGTTTTTAGAACCGGAAAATGGAAAACGGTAGAGTTGTAA
- a CDS encoding nucleosidase: MILLDNNDRFNVSETLFVFALESEAGNVFDGMNKLITGIGKVNASIALTKAIIHQKPKLIINLGSAGSSRFNKGEVICCRNFIQRDMDVRGLGFLEYETPLSGIPVVLEHGHSMGGLQEGICGTGDSFEMNHLNDAYNVIDMEAYPLALIAKMENIPFLCLKYISDDAGDNAAEDWTVQVHLAAHAFKKILFPTE; this comes from the coding sequence ATGATACTACTAGATAACAACGACCGTTTTAATGTTTCAGAAACTCTTTTTGTTTTTGCATTGGAGTCAGAAGCTGGAAATGTTTTTGACGGAATGAATAAATTGATAACCGGTATTGGAAAAGTAAATGCTTCGATAGCATTGACCAAAGCTATAATCCATCAAAAGCCAAAATTGATCATTAATCTGGGCTCTGCCGGAAGTAGTCGTTTTAACAAAGGTGAAGTAATATGCTGTAGAAATTTTATTCAGCGTGATATGGATGTTAGAGGTCTTGGTTTTTTGGAGTACGAAACGCCACTCTCGGGTATTCCTGTCGTACTTGAACACGGTCATTCTATGGGTGGTCTGCAGGAAGGAATTTGCGGAACAGGAGACAGTTTCGAGATGAATCACCTCAATGATGCCTACAATGTAATCGATATGGAAGCTTATCCGCTGGCTTTAATCGCAAAAATGGAAAACATCCCTTTTCTGTGTCTAAAGTATATTTCAGATGATGCCGGAGACAACGCTGCTGAGGACTGGACTGTACAGGTGCATCTTGCTGCACATGCCTTCAAAAAAATACTATTCCCTACTGAATAA
- a CDS encoding HmuY family protein produces MKKFEVPTKKFTKSILTLLLITSLFAACSSDENKTEVPGKETGGNPGTPPANNALFYKVTRVKNYQGSTSDENPTKPSATLYYSLEDNKAIDGSYVKTRKWDLAFGGLYASFLSGNNGSDTKNNGFQAGGSGGIMIVAKHFDQVVDIPADSQFKTGVDLIGTDDAGSFGNGIGWYLYDFGGDVLGNNDPKKAHVAYALGESLKTTKGTVIPARTIILKTANGNYAKIKMISVYKDVYNPAEWFKDTPHMFYTFDYVLVPAGSTKFEIK; encoded by the coding sequence ATGAAAAAATTTGAAGTTCCAACAAAGAAATTCACCAAAAGCATACTGACACTCTTACTGATTACTTCCCTATTTGCGGCCTGTTCCTCTGATGAAAACAAAACAGAAGTACCGGGAAAAGAAACCGGAGGAAATCCGGGAACACCCCCTGCTAATAATGCCCTGTTTTATAAAGTAACCCGAGTAAAAAATTATCAGGGTAGTACTTCCGATGAGAATCCAACGAAACCTTCAGCGACTTTGTATTACAGCCTTGAGGACAACAAAGCGATAGATGGATCTTATGTAAAAACACGCAAATGGGATTTAGCCTTTGGTGGGCTTTACGCCAGTTTTTTGTCTGGAAATAATGGCAGCGATACCAAAAACAATGGATTTCAGGCAGGCGGTTCCGGTGGAATTATGATCGTTGCCAAACACTTCGATCAAGTCGTTGATATACCGGCAGACAGTCAGTTTAAAACGGGTGTAGACCTTATTGGTACAGATGATGCCGGCTCCTTTGGTAATGGAATTGGCTGGTATCTATATGATTTTGGTGGCGATGTTTTGGGTAACAACGATCCAAAGAAAGCACACGTGGCTTATGCCCTTGGAGAATCGCTTAAAACAACCAAAGGGACCGTGATTCCTGCAAGAACCATTATCCTTAAAACTGCAAATGGCAATTATGCAAAAATTAAAATGATTTCGGTGTATAAAGATGTCTATAATCCGGCGGAATGGTTTAAAGATACCCCTCATATGTTCTACACTTTCGATTACGTATTAGTGCCGGCCGGAAGTACCAAATTTGAAATTAAATAA
- a CDS encoding TonB-dependent receptor, translating to MKSNKITTFLKNAALHVFVLLFTSITHAQNKTAISGIIQHNGAPISDAFVELQPIGKSTTSATNGSFSFTELPNGVYTIRIANAGYKDHVQELILNGQAIKPLQIKMEAAIDLKEVNVIGNKTKSNPENLINAKYSAMPVTVIDRRTIELMGSRRLDEILKEQTGIAIVNNIGGGARSVGVQMQGFGSEYIMVLIDGQPMVGRNNGNFDLSRISVSNIERIEIIKGASSSLYGSEALGGTINIITRNGVLDPQLQAGISYGSLNIVDATLEGETPFLKNKATANMAANYYRTDGFNTNSKYIKGTTSPPYENYSLQGRSRYELNENSFLNLSGRYGLRRSYMQKDFGLGHVSGDYQDEQDINLSVSLDHKFSPNLRSNTRYYLTNYRADMSVAWQQSNSTASQDVFKQTLHRFEQQFSYSTTNSYQIVAGIGGSTENMNDDALTNVNSLNTFFSYVQGEWTPFEKLKAVGGLRYDHTNNFGGRINPSFGLQYFISPKITFKAGIGTGFKAPDFKTNYLVFYNSTGNYLVIGNAVLAPTLQQLQQDGQISEIRQYILNQTAGNLQAEKSTSYNTGLTLQLSKGFKAEGNLFYHKITNQINSIQVATGSNNRIIYTYQNLPEAVNKGFELSFKASPIKNLEISAGYQYLIAKDLSIKDSISSGKWPYSQNIHDPATGRSYKPRPSDYWGIENRSRHMANATLFYNHAPWKLNANVRVNFRGKYPFGDRNGNQFIDKYDIFVKDYFLTNASLEKQLLKDHLRIRLTADNIFNYTDPLMPGQPGRIILAGVTYRFFKE from the coding sequence ATGAAAAGCAACAAAATTACAACGTTCCTAAAAAACGCAGCCCTCCATGTTTTTGTACTACTGTTTACCAGTATAACACATGCACAAAACAAAACAGCAATAAGTGGTATAATTCAGCATAATGGTGCTCCGATTTCAGACGCTTTCGTGGAATTGCAGCCTATCGGTAAGTCCACCACGTCTGCTACTAACGGTTCTTTTTCGTTTACAGAATTGCCCAATGGGGTTTATACCATCAGAATTGCAAATGCAGGCTATAAAGACCATGTTCAAGAGCTTATACTAAACGGACAAGCAATTAAACCACTGCAGATAAAAATGGAAGCTGCGATTGATTTAAAAGAAGTAAATGTAATTGGTAACAAAACAAAAAGTAACCCGGAAAACCTGATCAATGCAAAATATAGTGCCATGCCCGTAACCGTAATCGACCGCAGAACCATAGAACTTATGGGCAGTCGAAGATTGGATGAAATTCTGAAAGAGCAGACCGGAATTGCTATCGTCAATAATATTGGTGGCGGTGCAAGATCTGTGGGTGTTCAAATGCAGGGCTTTGGCAGCGAGTATATTATGGTGCTTATTGATGGCCAGCCTATGGTAGGTCGCAACAACGGGAATTTTGATCTTTCGCGAATCAGTGTTTCTAATATTGAACGTATCGAAATCATAAAAGGAGCCTCCTCCAGTCTTTACGGAAGCGAAGCGCTTGGCGGAACAATCAATATTATTACAAGAAATGGTGTGCTTGATCCTCAGCTACAGGCCGGCATTAGTTATGGAAGTCTAAATATAGTAGATGCTACTTTAGAGGGGGAAACACCATTTCTCAAAAACAAGGCTACCGCAAATATGGCCGCCAATTATTACAGAACAGACGGTTTTAATACCAATTCAAAATACATCAAAGGCACTACTTCCCCACCCTATGAGAATTACAGTCTTCAGGGAAGATCCCGCTATGAGTTAAATGAAAACAGCTTTTTAAATTTAAGCGGTCGTTATGGACTTCGTCGTTCCTACATGCAGAAAGACTTCGGACTGGGGCATGTCTCCGGAGATTACCAAGACGAGCAGGATATTAATCTTTCTGTCTCGTTAGACCATAAATTTAGCCCAAATCTTAGAAGTAATACCCGTTATTATCTCACCAATTACAGGGCAGACATGAGTGTTGCCTGGCAACAAAGTAATTCTACCGCCAGTCAGGACGTCTTTAAACAGACCTTACATCGTTTTGAGCAGCAATTTTCATACAGTACAACTAATTCATACCAAATCGTGGCAGGAATTGGTGGTAGTACAGAAAATATGAACGACGATGCACTTACCAACGTAAATTCGTTAAACACCTTCTTTTCTTATGTTCAGGGTGAATGGACTCCATTTGAAAAACTAAAAGCAGTTGGTGGTCTGCGATACGATCATACTAATAATTTTGGAGGAAGGATAAATCCTAGTTTTGGTTTGCAGTATTTTATCAGTCCGAAAATAACTTTTAAGGCAGGTATCGGTACTGGTTTTAAAGCTCCGGATTTCAAGACCAATTATCTGGTTTTTTATAACTCTACCGGTAACTATCTTGTAATTGGTAATGCCGTACTGGCACCCACCTTACAACAATTACAGCAAGATGGGCAAATTAGCGAAATCAGACAATATATACTAAATCAGACCGCGGGAAATCTGCAGGCCGAGAAAAGCACTTCTTACAATACGGGATTAACGCTGCAACTTTCGAAAGGATTTAAGGCCGAAGGGAATTTATTTTATCATAAAATAACTAATCAGATTAACAGCATACAAGTAGCTACCGGAAGTAACAACCGCATTATTTACACGTATCAAAACCTCCCGGAAGCTGTTAATAAAGGGTTTGAACTTTCCTTTAAAGCCAGTCCAATAAAAAATCTGGAAATAAGTGCAGGTTATCAATATTTAATAGCCAAAGATCTGAGTATTAAAGATAGTATTAGCTCCGGAAAATGGCCTTATAGTCAAAACATACACGATCCTGCCACGGGAAGATCTTATAAACCAAGGCCTTCTGACTATTGGGGAATTGAGAACCGTTCCCGTCATATGGCTAATGCTACTCTTTTTTACAATCATGCCCCGTGGAAGCTTAATGCCAACGTGAGAGTAAACTTCAGAGGTAAATATCCTTTTGGTGATCGCAACGGAAACCAGTTCATAGACAAATATGACATTTTTGTGAAGGACTACTTTCTCACCAATGCCAGTCTCGAAAAACAGCTGTTAAAAGATCATTTGAGAATCAGACTTACAGCCGATAATATTTTCAACTATACAGATCCGCTAATGCCGGGACAACCGGGACGCATAATCCTCGCCGGCGTAACGTATCGTTTCTTTAAAGAGTAA
- a CDS encoding IucA/IucC family protein, producing MQEKSTIQRHENGQLNPQLAASHLQPEIWEKVNRLQLRKMLCEFSHELLLIPELKDTQGIWGLYSLSTQDGVTEYQFKAQLLALDHWYIDNNSISKTTNEQTEPLDAIAFLLEFTEELGFSESNLPTYLEEVISCLYGSAYMQTNSELTAKDLTTASYADVEHAMTAGHPCFIANSARIGFDAIDYQNYSPEAAKPLSLVWVAGHKSHTEFTSIPPLSYHQVMEQELDTDLKASFDLLLKEKELDPQDYIYFPIHPWQWHNKLIYLFAPDIATSKLVCLGDSKDLYMPQQSVRTFFNVSDNKRFYVKSALSILNMGFMRGLSPYYMRTNPPISEWVANLVENDAYLQKKGFTTLKEIATVGYTNTYIEEAIKIDSPYKKMLSTLWRESPMDKIANGERLMTMAALLHIDTEGNSLLAELIKSSPLDAKGWIQSYLQAYLSPLLHCFYYHDMRFMPHGENLILVFRDNVPVRAIMKDIGEEVAVVNQEKELPETVKRIIINVPEDLKILTIFTQIFDSFFRYLNHVLVEHVNLPEEDFWSLVADCITEYQSEYPELEDKFRKYDLFDSEIIKTCSNRLQMQNSSKMLDATNPFKNQKFAGTLKNPLSVYQTKLI from the coding sequence ATGCAAGAAAAATCCACAATACAAAGACATGAAAATGGTCAATTAAATCCTCAACTTGCCGCATCACATCTTCAACCGGAAATATGGGAAAAAGTAAACAGACTCCAACTAAGAAAAATGTTATGCGAGTTTTCACATGAATTATTACTTATCCCTGAATTAAAAGATACTCAAGGAATATGGGGGCTTTACAGCCTTAGTACCCAAGATGGAGTAACCGAATATCAGTTTAAAGCACAACTACTGGCTTTAGATCATTGGTATATTGACAACAACTCTATTTCTAAAACAACAAACGAACAAACCGAGCCTCTTGACGCTATAGCATTTTTACTTGAATTTACAGAAGAATTAGGCTTTTCTGAATCAAATCTGCCTACTTACCTGGAAGAAGTAATCAGTTGTCTATACGGCAGCGCTTATATGCAAACCAACAGCGAACTTACAGCCAAAGATTTGACAACAGCAAGTTATGCCGATGTTGAACATGCCATGACTGCCGGACATCCTTGTTTTATAGCCAACAGCGCCAGGATAGGTTTTGATGCAATAGATTATCAAAATTATAGCCCTGAAGCTGCAAAACCACTTTCTTTAGTTTGGGTTGCTGGTCATAAAAGCCACACTGAATTTACCAGCATCCCTCCCCTTAGTTACCATCAGGTGATGGAACAGGAATTAGATACAGATCTAAAAGCATCTTTCGATTTGTTGCTTAAAGAAAAAGAACTTGATCCGCAAGATTATATTTACTTCCCGATTCATCCATGGCAATGGCACAATAAACTGATTTATTTATTTGCTCCCGATATTGCCACATCAAAATTAGTTTGTTTAGGTGATAGTAAAGATTTGTACATGCCACAACAATCGGTGCGTACCTTTTTTAATGTAAGCGATAACAAACGCTTTTATGTTAAATCGGCACTTTCTATTCTGAACATGGGCTTTATGAGAGGGTTATCTCCTTATTATATGCGAACAAACCCACCGATTAGCGAATGGGTTGCGAACCTTGTTGAGAATGATGCTTACCTTCAGAAAAAAGGGTTCACTACATTAAAAGAGATTGCTACAGTCGGTTATACCAATACTTATATTGAAGAAGCAATAAAAATTGATTCTCCTTATAAAAAAATGCTGTCTACGCTTTGGAGAGAAAGCCCGATGGATAAAATAGCAAACGGAGAACGTCTGATGACTATGGCCGCTTTACTGCATATCGATACAGAAGGAAACTCATTGTTGGCTGAATTAATCAAATCTTCTCCTTTGGATGCAAAAGGATGGATTCAAAGTTATTTGCAAGCTTATCTAAGTCCACTTTTACATTGTTTTTACTACCATGATATGCGTTTTATGCCACATGGTGAAAATCTGATTTTGGTATTCCGCGATAATGTTCCGGTCAGAGCCATTATGAAAGATATCGGTGAAGAAGTAGCCGTTGTAAATCAGGAAAAAGAATTGCCTGAAACGGTAAAACGAATCATCATCAATGTTCCTGAGGACCTTAAAATCCTGACTATTTTTACACAGATATTTGACTCTTTTTTCCGATACCTGAACCACGTATTGGTAGAACATGTTAATCTGCCGGAAGAAGATTTTTGGAGTCTTGTAGCGGACTGTATTACCGAATACCAATCCGAATATCCTGAACTGGAGGATAAATTCAGAAAGTATGATTTATTTGATTCAGAGATTATTAAAACCTGCTCTAACAGACTGCAAATGCAAAACAGTTCAAAGATGCTTGATGCGACCAATCCTTTCAAGAATCAAAAATTTGCCGGTACCTTAAAAAATCCACTTTCTGTTTATCAGACCAAATTAATCTAG
- a CDS encoding DUF5018 domain-containing protein, giving the protein MKTKVDHFKGVLFLMSFTLLALLTACDNEEERWTDVKGETKTEIITDLDARRIVSFRITNPGEAQAIHSAVNNLEKTITVYLPAYYEYQYLEVAVTLPSKTTISPATTELLPVFSKEPVTYTTKAADGTTAVYTVKIVIQQPKLIVEEVSDGSPDFTINTNTSVTVLGENFLPSYQVTKLFVVDAQGNKKWQMKQYNDGVDIGSYYAWYVFFDDLNNLPTLQPNTDYWFMMESYQTTKTMKLPFRITN; this is encoded by the coding sequence ATGAAAACCAAAGTTGACCATTTTAAAGGAGTTTTATTTTTGATGTCTTTTACCTTGCTCGCATTATTAACCGCATGTGATAATGAGGAAGAGCGATGGACAGATGTTAAAGGAGAAACTAAAACCGAAATTATAACCGATCTTGACGCCAGGCGAATTGTATCTTTTCGCATTACCAATCCCGGCGAAGCTCAAGCCATACATAGCGCCGTAAATAACCTTGAAAAAACCATTACGGTATATTTACCGGCCTATTACGAATATCAATACCTTGAAGTAGCGGTAACATTACCTTCAAAAACTACTATTTCACCGGCTACCACTGAGCTTCTTCCTGTTTTTAGTAAAGAGCCTGTTACCTACACCACAAAAGCGGCAGATGGTACAACAGCGGTCTACACAGTCAAAATTGTAATACAACAACCTAAGCTAATCGTAGAGGAAGTATCAGATGGATCCCCGGATTTTACTATAAATACGAATACTTCGGTAACGGTACTTGGAGAAAATTTCCTTCCGTCTTATCAGGTAACCAAATTATTTGTAGTAGATGCACAGGGAAACAAAAAGTGGCAAATGAAACAGTATAATGATGGAGTCGACATTGGCAGTTATTATGCATGGTATGTTTTCTTTGACGATCTCAACAATTTACCAACGCTTCAGCCCAATACCGATTATTGGTTTATGATGGAAAGTTATCAAACGACGAAAACAATGAAACTTCCGTTCAGGATAACCAATTAA
- a CDS encoding GH25 family lysozyme → MSTAEPVNNNFTVFGIDISRYQGNEISFLTKQTDKLTFVICKATEGITYTDSNFSTNWQAIQTKGYVRGAYHFYHCNDDPAKQAAHYLQTVGPILDTDFPPIVDFEGVSIDPGINSENIQPNLLQFLTLLQQKTGRKPILYTTNNTANKYLTNPEFANFYLWIADYSDSLALPTIWRSTGWILWQKSASYKLQGQLNDFDVFNGHANAFSEFIRSSKIK, encoded by the coding sequence ATGAGCACAGCTGAGCCAGTAAACAATAACTTTACCGTATTTGGTATTGATATTTCAAGATACCAAGGAAATGAAATCAGTTTTCTTACTAAACAAACCGATAAACTCACTTTTGTAATTTGTAAAGCAACAGAAGGGATAACCTACACAGATTCAAATTTCAGCACCAATTGGCAGGCCATTCAAACAAAAGGTTATGTTCGCGGCGCTTATCATTTTTATCATTGCAATGACGATCCGGCAAAACAAGCCGCTCATTATCTGCAAACCGTGGGACCTATTTTGGATACTGACTTCCCTCCTATTGTCGATTTTGAAGGGGTAAGTATCGATCCCGGAATTAATAGCGAAAATATCCAACCCAACTTATTACAATTCTTAACCTTACTACAGCAAAAAACAGGGAGAAAACCTATTTTATACACCACCAACAATACCGCAAATAAATACCTGACTAATCCTGAATTTGCCAATTTCTACTTATGGATTGCAGATTACAGCGACTCTTTAGCCTTACCGACTATATGGAGATCAACAGGCTGGATACTTTGGCAAAAATCTGCAAGCTACAAGTTGCAGGGTCAATTAAATGATTTTGATGTATTTAATGGGCATGCCAATGCCTTTTCAGAATTCATCAGGTCCAGTAAAATTAAGTAA
- a CDS encoding HmuY family protein: MTTIRTIKKCSFALLMLSVLSLTSCSSNEENTTSGLEDGKSIVIKDLAGDTGAAMGDGTKGKENRNFHTFLFRFSDQKQIWLHTKADSLKFMKTNDWDLAFTGPYNSEVFINNAKYQYNPGFEGPAANTAVVLINEAYQNVDKAPADADFNNSDITKIGWASSESSLGWFYYSLSTHIMQAIPNRTYAIRLPDGKYAKLQLINAYKGNPPAVTDLNWPAPYFTFKYFVQNDGSKNLNTK; the protein is encoded by the coding sequence ATGACAACAATCCGAACTATAAAAAAATGCTCTTTTGCGCTCCTAATGCTCTCCGTCCTAAGCTTGACTTCGTGCAGTAGTAACGAAGAAAATACAACTTCCGGTCTTGAAGATGGTAAAAGCATCGTAATAAAAGATCTTGCAGGTGATACCGGAGCTGCAATGGGCGATGGTACAAAAGGAAAAGAGAATCGAAACTTTCACACGTTTCTGTTCCGTTTTAGCGACCAAAAACAAATCTGGTTGCATACCAAAGCAGACTCCTTAAAATTTATGAAAACAAACGACTGGGATCTTGCATTCACCGGACCCTACAATAGCGAGGTCTTTATCAATAATGCGAAGTATCAATACAATCCCGGTTTTGAAGGACCAGCAGCAAATACAGCAGTAGTACTGATCAACGAAGCGTATCAAAACGTAGATAAAGCACCTGCCGATGCTGATTTTAACAACAGTGATATCACTAAAATAGGATGGGCATCCTCAGAAAGTTCACTTGGCTGGTTTTACTACAGTCTAAGTACTCACATCATGCAGGCGATACCAAATCGTACCTATGCCATTAGACTGCCGGACGGCAAATATGCAAAATTGCAGCTTATAAACGCCTATAAAGGTAATCCCCCTGCAGTGACCGATCTTAACTGGCCTGCCCCCTATTTTACCTTCAAGTACTTCGTGCAAAATGATGGTAGCAAAAATTTAAACACAAAATAA